The following coding sequences lie in one Sorghum bicolor cultivar BTx623 chromosome 6, Sorghum_bicolor_NCBIv3, whole genome shotgun sequence genomic window:
- the LOC8082881 gene encoding uncharacterized protein LOC8082881: protein MERHGMSARLPAMLLAMLLLLATELASFGCCGHRIPRADVAAWRHGRVALSAAAAAATTTMAGARATSPSPTSAARDAEAVLGESKRLVPQGSNPLHN from the coding sequence ATGGAGAGACACGGCATGAGCGCACGGCTACCAGCCATGCTGCTGGCAATGCTTCTGCTGCTGGCGACCGAGCTCGCCTCCTTCGGCTGCTGCGGCCACAGGATTCCCAGAGCGGACGTGGCGGCGTGGAGGCACGGGCGAGTGGCtttgtcggcggcggcggcggcggcgacgacgacgatggcagGCGCGAGGGCTACGTCCCCCTCCCCCACGTCGGCAGCCCGGGACGCTGAGGCGGTGCTCGGCGAGTCCAAGAGGCTGGTGCCGCAGGGCTCCAACCCGCTGCACAACTAG